Proteins encoded in a region of the Streptomyces akebiae genome:
- a CDS encoding LolA family protein — translation MAPYETDDSARSGDAAALAAEAEEARSARRRKAARYVVPVTVLGVAAATIGLVPAFAGSGDPDLPKISAQELIEKIAASDVQQVSGTVKITTDLGLPDLGGLADSLGSQAAPGGDGGSSADPSSKLLELASGTHTLRIAADGPDKQKLSLLDEAAEYSVIHNGDDLWAYDSASNEVYHATGAGPEGEGKEGPDKGGKGAPDTAEDVPATPQQLAEEALKAVDDTTSVVVDGTAQVAGRDAYKLVVKPKQSGSTVGAISIAVDAKTGLPLKFTLTPASGGAAVVDAGFTKVDFGKPSASTFDFTPPKGAKVTEADEVEKAGGHASGSGDSVFEGPGKNGEFKDGEFKGRESKDGKGSEAEFASGLDGLKTIGKGWSTIAVFDGGSEAGMPTGGGDSSGDARVDGFLNSLGDQVKGEFGSGTVFKTRLINVLFTDDGTVYAGAVTKDALVKAADAAK, via the coding sequence ATGGCACCGTACGAAACCGACGACAGCGCCCGGTCCGGCGACGCGGCCGCGCTCGCGGCCGAGGCCGAGGAGGCGCGCTCGGCACGGCGACGCAAGGCCGCGCGGTACGTCGTCCCGGTCACCGTGCTGGGCGTGGCGGCCGCGACCATCGGGCTCGTCCCGGCCTTCGCCGGCTCCGGTGACCCCGATCTGCCGAAGATCAGCGCGCAGGAACTCATCGAGAAGATCGCCGCTTCGGACGTGCAGCAGGTGTCCGGCACGGTGAAGATCACCACGGATCTGGGCCTGCCCGACCTGGGCGGCCTGGCGGACAGCCTGGGATCGCAGGCCGCGCCCGGCGGCGACGGCGGTTCCTCCGCGGACCCCTCCTCCAAGCTTCTCGAACTCGCCTCCGGCACCCACACGTTGCGGATCGCCGCCGACGGCCCCGACAAGCAGAAGCTGTCGCTGCTGGACGAGGCGGCCGAGTACAGCGTCATCCACAACGGCGACGACCTGTGGGCGTACGACAGCGCCTCGAACGAGGTCTACCACGCGACCGGCGCGGGCCCGGAGGGCGAGGGGAAGGAAGGCCCGGACAAGGGCGGCAAGGGCGCCCCGGACACCGCCGAGGACGTGCCCGCCACGCCTCAGCAGCTCGCCGAGGAGGCTCTGAAGGCCGTCGACGACACCACGTCCGTGGTCGTCGACGGCACCGCGCAGGTCGCCGGGCGCGACGCGTACAAGCTGGTCGTCAAGCCCAAGCAGTCCGGTTCCACGGTCGGGGCGATCTCCATCGCCGTCGACGCGAAGACGGGCCTGCCGCTGAAGTTCACGCTCACCCCGGCGAGCGGCGGCGCGGCCGTCGTGGACGCGGGCTTCACGAAGGTCGACTTCGGCAAGCCGAGCGCGTCGACGTTCGACTTCACCCCGCCGAAGGGCGCGAAGGTCACCGAGGCCGACGAGGTCGAGAAGGCGGGCGGCCACGCGTCCGGGTCCGGCGACTCCGTGTTCGAGGGGCCCGGCAAGAACGGTGAGTTCAAGGACGGTGAGTTCAAGGGCCGTGAGTCCAAGGACGGCAAGGGCTCCGAGGCGGAGTTCGCGAGCGGGCTCGACGGGCTGAAGACCATCGGCAAGGGCTGGAGCACCATCGCCGTGTTCGACGGCGGGTCCGAGGCCGGCATGCCCACCGGTGGCGGCGACTCGTCCGGCGACGCCCGGGTCGACGGGTTCCTGAACTCCCTCGGCGACCAGGTCAAGGGCGAGTTCGGCTCGGGTACGGTCTTCAAGACCCGGCTGATCAACGTCCTCTTCACCGACGACGGCACCGTGTACGCGGGCGCGGTCACCAAGGACGCCCTGGTGAAGGCGGCCGACGCGGCGAAGTAG
- a CDS encoding polyprenyl synthetase family protein gives MTVVEPFGLSARDQALEADVQAGMAAVEEGLLEATKSEVPFIQEAAQHLLRAGGKRFRPLLVMLAAQFGDPYAPGVVPSAVVVELTHLATLYHDDVMDEAEVRRGVPSANARWDNSLAVLTGDFLFARASHVLADLGPDAVRIQAEAFERLVTGQILETAGPRDGRDPIEHYLDVLGGKTGSLVAVAGRLGALMAGADETVVDVLTQYGERLGVAFQLADDVLDIASDSHESGKTPGTDLREGVPTMPVLRLRERAGRLGLADDIALCELLDSDLTDDARHAEALARLRVHPALEQARRDTIRYAEEARAVLAPLPECDAKAALVELCDAVVHRAG, from the coding sequence GTGACCGTCGTCGAGCCATTTGGGCTGAGCGCGCGGGACCAGGCTCTCGAAGCCGATGTCCAGGCCGGAATGGCGGCCGTCGAAGAGGGTCTGCTGGAGGCGACCAAGAGCGAGGTCCCCTTCATCCAGGAGGCCGCCCAGCATCTGCTGCGCGCGGGCGGCAAGCGGTTCCGCCCGCTGCTGGTGATGCTCGCGGCGCAGTTCGGCGACCCGTACGCGCCGGGTGTCGTGCCCTCGGCGGTCGTGGTCGAGCTGACCCATCTGGCCACGCTGTACCACGACGACGTGATGGACGAGGCCGAGGTGCGCCGGGGCGTGCCGAGCGCCAACGCCCGCTGGGACAACTCGCTCGCCGTCCTCACCGGCGACTTCCTCTTCGCCCGCGCCTCCCACGTCCTCGCCGATCTCGGCCCCGACGCCGTCCGCATCCAGGCCGAGGCCTTCGAACGGCTGGTCACCGGACAGATCCTGGAGACCGCCGGGCCGCGCGACGGACGCGACCCGATCGAGCACTACCTCGACGTGCTGGGCGGCAAGACCGGGTCGCTGGTCGCGGTCGCCGGACGGCTCGGCGCACTGATGGCCGGGGCCGACGAGACCGTGGTCGACGTGCTGACCCAGTACGGGGAGCGGCTCGGTGTCGCCTTCCAACTCGCCGACGACGTCCTCGACATCGCCTCCGACTCGCACGAGTCGGGCAAGACCCCCGGCACGGACCTCCGCGAGGGTGTGCCGACCATGCCGGTGCTGCGGCTGCGCGAGCGGGCGGGCCGACTGGGTCTGGCGGACGACATCGCCCTGTGTGAGCTGCTCGACTCCGACCTCACCGACGACGCCCGCCACGCCGAGGCCCTGGCCCGGCTCCGCGTCCACCCCGCCCTGGAGCAGGCCCGCCGCGACACCATCCGCTACGCGGAGGAGGCCCGCGCCGTGCTGGCCCCCCTGCCGGAGTGCGACGCGAAGGCGGCGCTGGTGGAGCTGTGCGACGCCGTGGTGCACCGCGCCGGCTAG
- a CDS encoding LysM peptidoglycan-binding domain-containing protein, whose protein sequence is MPARGKHRRPRSNAFTRGVLAAGTGGAALALPLTVATTASAATPAQAVGSVQSAPQSAPAVAQPKSATYTVVSGDTLSSIARKHGVKGGWQRLYKDNRAAVGDNPALIRPGLKLKVNGTKAATAKKSSTASKTTTATQASVKTYPNNLDGWIRESLDIMAQKGIPGTYNGIHRNIMRESSGNPLAINNWDSNAAAGTPSKGLLQVIDPTFAAYHVSGTPYDPYDPVANITAACNYAADRYGSIDNVFGPY, encoded by the coding sequence ATGCCCGCACGAGGCAAACACCGCCGTCCCAGAAGCAACGCGTTCACCCGTGGCGTGCTCGCCGCCGGAACGGGCGGGGCCGCCCTGGCCCTCCCGCTCACGGTCGCCACGACCGCGAGCGCCGCCACCCCGGCCCAGGCCGTCGGCTCCGTCCAGTCGGCCCCGCAGTCCGCCCCCGCCGTGGCGCAGCCCAAGTCCGCGACCTACACCGTGGTCTCCGGCGACACGCTCTCCTCCATCGCCCGGAAGCACGGCGTCAAGGGCGGCTGGCAGCGGCTCTACAAGGACAACCGCGCCGCCGTCGGCGACAACCCGGCCCTGATCCGCCCGGGCCTGAAGCTGAAGGTGAACGGGACGAAGGCGGCCACGGCGAAGAAGTCGTCGACGGCCTCGAAGACCACCACGGCCACGCAGGCGTCGGTCAAGACGTACCCGAACAACCTCGACGGCTGGATCCGCGAGTCGCTGGACATCATGGCGCAAAAGGGAATTCCCGGGACATACAACGGGATCCACCGCAACATCATGCGCGAGTCCTCGGGCAACCCGCTGGCGATCAACAACTGGGACTCCAACGCGGCCGCGGGCACCCCGTCGAAGGGCCTCCTCCAGGTCATCGACCCGACGTTCGCCGCGTACCACGTGTCCGGCACCCCGTACGACCCGTACGACCCGGTCGCGAACATCACGGCGGCCTGCAACTACGCCGCCGACCGGTACGGCTCGATCGACAACGTGTTCGGCCCGTACTGA
- a CDS encoding HAD family hydrolase, which translates to MAAPTAYSLIATDLDGTLLRSDDTLSDRSLAALARATEAGAQHLVVTGRPAPRVRPLFDDLGSRGLAVCGQGAQLYDPGADRLLWSVTLDRELAETALGKIEAEVGQVYAAVDQDGVDGLTLIEPGYLMPHPTLPAVRVPRRDDLWCEPISKVLLRHPYLSDDELASAARMAVGSLATVTMSGPGTVELQPCGITKATGLALAADHLGLSPDETIAFGDMPNDIPMFDWAAHGVAMANAHPELKAVADEVTLSNEDDGIAVVLDRLFG; encoded by the coding sequence ATGGCCGCTCCCACCGCATATTCACTCATCGCCACTGACCTGGACGGAACGCTCCTGCGCAGTGACGACACGCTCTCCGACCGGTCCCTCGCCGCGCTGGCGCGGGCCACGGAGGCCGGGGCCCAGCACCTCGTGGTGACGGGACGGCCGGCACCGAGAGTGCGCCCCCTCTTCGACGACCTCGGCAGCAGGGGGCTCGCGGTGTGCGGACAGGGCGCGCAGTTGTACGACCCCGGCGCGGACCGACTGCTCTGGTCGGTCACCCTGGACAGGGAACTCGCCGAGACCGCGCTCGGCAAGATCGAGGCGGAGGTCGGTCAGGTGTACGCGGCGGTCGACCAGGACGGCGTCGACGGCCTCACCCTGATCGAGCCCGGCTACCTCATGCCGCACCCCACACTGCCCGCGGTGCGGGTGCCGCGCCGCGACGACCTGTGGTGCGAGCCGATCAGCAAGGTGCTGCTGCGCCATCCCTATCTGTCGGACGACGAGTTGGCCTCGGCGGCGCGGATGGCGGTCGGTTCGCTGGCGACGGTCACCATGTCGGGGCCCGGCACCGTCGAACTCCAGCCGTGCGGCATCACCAAGGCGACGGGCCTCGCGCTGGCCGCCGACCATCTCGGTCTGTCCCCGGACGAGACCATCGCCTTCGGTGACATGCCCAACGACATCCCGATGTTCGACTGGGCCGCGCACGGCGTCGCCATGGCCAACGCCCACCCCGAACTCAAGGCCGTCGCCGACGAGGTGACCCTCTCCAACGAGGACGACGGGATCGCGGTCGTGCTGGACCGGCTGTTCGGCTGA
- a CDS encoding NAD(P)-binding domain-containing protein produces MIQPVAVIGAGPFGLSTAAHLRAHGIPVRVFGEPMVSWRDNMPAGMLLKSTPAASSIDAPQQGHTLADYCDAAGIRRLVTDEDIIPVETFISYGEWFQQRLVPDLERVRVVSVDRIKSGGFELKLDSGELFAARAVVVASGLFGLAHLPAELAGAAVDGPTPMGPVSHSSQHADLSRFKDRELIVVGAGQSALEAAVLAAEAGARVRVVARGRGAVAFGAPPWKQPRMRPESPFGRAWSLWALSYYPQPYRYLPAAARHHLVRRVLGPLGAWWLRDRFDGRVEVREVARVVRAGVIDGRPLLVVREHDGRTSEWGADHVIAATGYRVDLGAMGFLGHELRTELGVSRGTPVLGAGFRSSIPGLYFTGLPAAASYGPVMRFVCGTEFASPRLARHLAAAHG; encoded by the coding sequence GTGATTCAACCGGTAGCAGTCATCGGTGCCGGGCCGTTCGGTCTGTCCACGGCCGCGCACCTTCGGGCGCACGGCATTCCGGTCCGTGTCTTCGGTGAACCCATGGTGAGCTGGCGGGACAACATGCCCGCCGGAATGCTGCTGAAGTCGACACCGGCGGCGTCGAGCATCGACGCCCCGCAGCAGGGCCACACGCTCGCCGACTACTGCGACGCGGCGGGGATCCGACGGCTGGTGACGGACGAGGACATCATCCCCGTCGAGACCTTCATCTCCTACGGCGAGTGGTTCCAGCAGCGGCTCGTGCCCGACCTGGAACGGGTCCGGGTGGTCTCGGTCGACCGGATCAAGAGTGGCGGCTTCGAACTGAAGCTGGACTCGGGGGAGTTGTTCGCGGCGCGGGCCGTCGTCGTGGCGAGCGGGTTGTTCGGGCTGGCGCACCTGCCGGCCGAGCTGGCGGGCGCGGCCGTCGACGGCCCCACCCCCATGGGGCCCGTCTCGCACAGCTCTCAGCACGCCGACCTGAGCCGGTTCAAGGACCGGGAACTGATCGTCGTGGGCGCGGGGCAGTCCGCCCTGGAGGCGGCGGTGCTGGCGGCCGAGGCCGGCGCGCGGGTGCGGGTCGTCGCGCGGGGGCGGGGGGCCGTGGCGTTCGGCGCGCCCCCGTGGAAGCAGCCGAGGATGCGCCCGGAGTCGCCGTTCGGGCGGGCCTGGTCGTTGTGGGCGCTCAGTTACTACCCGCAGCCGTACCGGTATCTGCCCGCGGCCGCCCGGCACCACCTCGTCCGCCGGGTGCTCGGGCCACTGGGTGCGTGGTGGCTGCGGGACCGGTTCGACGGGCGCGTGGAGGTGCGGGAGGTGGCCCGGGTCGTGCGGGCCGGCGTCATCGACGGACGCCCCCTGCTCGTGGTGCGCGAGCACGACGGCCGTACGTCGGAGTGGGGCGCCGATCACGTCATCGCCGCGACCGGGTACCGGGTGGACCTCGGGGCGATGGGGTTCCTCGGCCATGAGCTCCGTACGGAGCTGGGGGTGAGCCGGGGGACGCCGGTGCTGGGGGCGGGGTTCCGGTCGTCGATCCCGGGGCTGTACTTCACGGGGTTGCCCGCGGCGGCGTCGTACGGGCCGGTGATGCGGTTCGTGTGCGGGACGGAGTTCGCCTCGCCTCGGTTGGCTCGGCATCTTGCCGCGGCCCATGGGTGA
- a CDS encoding carboxylate--amine ligase: MGTWGAPVQADRGVPGLVVKLGDYPLHHGGVGAIRSLGRLGVPMYAITEDRYTPAAASRYLRRAFVWPTTGTEEPAWLVEGLLRIGRRIGRPAVLIPTDEEAAVLIAEHQEELATRFLFPRVDGKLPRRLASKQGLHELCVEHGIASPVSSFPQSYEDVERFAERARFPVVAKNREAFERRRQPAVNGTTRIADRQCLLRLAREWGDRPGVILQEYLPREDAEDWIVHAYFDADSTPLAMFTGVKVRSWPPHAGMTANAYVVDNPELADIAARFIKQIGFTGIIDLDLRFDRRDGRYKLLDFNPRMGAQFRLFENEAGIDVVRAMHLDLTGRPVPEGEQLAGRRYIVENIDLPALLAYRRSGYTTPHAPPRASGTELAWLAGDDPLPFLTMLARFVRPGAKHLYQLWRANRLGNAHVRP; the protein is encoded by the coding sequence ATGGGTACTTGGGGTGCGCCGGTACAGGCGGACCGAGGCGTTCCGGGGCTCGTCGTGAAGCTCGGCGACTATCCGCTGCACCACGGCGGCGTCGGAGCCATCCGCAGCCTGGGCCGGCTCGGCGTGCCGATGTACGCGATCACGGAGGACCGTTACACACCGGCCGCCGCCTCGCGCTACCTGCGGCGCGCGTTCGTGTGGCCGACCACCGGGACGGAGGAGCCCGCGTGGCTGGTGGAGGGACTGCTGCGCATCGGGCGGCGGATAGGGCGGCCCGCCGTGCTCATCCCCACCGACGAGGAAGCCGCGGTGCTCATCGCGGAGCACCAGGAGGAGTTGGCGACCCGCTTCCTCTTCCCCCGTGTCGACGGGAAGCTCCCGCGCCGCCTCGCCAGCAAACAGGGCCTGCACGAACTCTGCGTGGAGCACGGCATCGCGAGCCCCGTCAGCTCGTTCCCGCAGTCGTACGAGGACGTGGAACGGTTCGCGGAACGGGCCCGCTTCCCCGTGGTGGCCAAGAACCGGGAGGCGTTCGAGCGGCGCAGGCAGCCCGCGGTGAACGGGACGACCCGCATCGCCGACCGGCAGTGCCTGCTGCGGCTGGCCCGCGAGTGGGGCGACCGGCCAGGGGTGATCCTCCAGGAGTATCTGCCCCGGGAGGACGCCGAGGACTGGATCGTGCACGCGTACTTCGACGCGGACTCCACCCCCCTCGCGATGTTCACCGGGGTGAAGGTGCGGTCGTGGCCGCCGCACGCGGGGATGACGGCGAACGCGTACGTCGTCGACAACCCCGAACTCGCCGACATCGCCGCCCGGTTCATCAAGCAGATCGGGTTCACGGGGATCATCGACCTCGATCTGCGGTTCGACCGGCGGGACGGGCGGTACAAGCTGCTGGACTTCAATCCGCGGATGGGCGCGCAGTTCCGGCTGTTCGAGAACGAGGCCGGGATCGACGTCGTACGCGCCATGCACCTCGATCTGACCGGGCGTCCGGTGCCGGAGGGGGAGCAACTCGCCGGACGTCGGTACATCGTGGAGAACATCGATCTGCCGGCCCTGCTCGCCTACCGGCGCAGCGGCTACACCACACCGCACGCGCCGCCGCGCGCGAGCGGGACCGAGCTGGCGTGGCTCGCGGGTGACGACCCGCTGCCGTTCCTCACGATGCTCGCGCGCTTCGTGCGACCGGGCGCGAAGCATCTCTACCAGCTGTGGCGGGCCAACCGCCTCGGCAACGCACACGTGCGCCCCTGA
- the fahA gene encoding fumarylacetoacetase, whose protein sequence is MPPFDVTDDVPEGHPFGPHNLPYGVFSLDASDAAPSTGAGAAGAGAAGARTAGARTVGVRLGDHVLDAAAAAHALGSPYAALLAHPTLNPLLAAGRTAWSDLRRALTAWLTVPSHRETIAPYFHALSSVTLHLPFEVADYVDFYASENHARNVGSIFRPDAPDPLTPNWKHLPIGYHGRSGTVVVSGEDVVRPAGQRKAPADPEPVFGPSVRLDIEAEVGFVVGVPSERGRPVGLGDFRDHVFGVCLLNDWSARDLQAWEYVPLGPFLGKSFATSVSAWVTPLEALEEARVSPPTRTHPLLPYLDDSAPDIDPGGYDLRISVAVNGHVVSEPPFATMYWTAAQQLAHMTVNGASLRTGDLYGSGTVSGAAPDQRGSLLELTWNGRDPLDLPTGRRTFLEDGDEVTLTAWAPGPGGTKVGLGEVRGRVVAGRA, encoded by the coding sequence ATGCCCCCCTTCGATGTCACCGACGATGTCCCCGAGGGTCACCCCTTCGGTCCGCACAACCTCCCCTACGGTGTCTTCTCCCTCGACGCGTCCGACGCCGCCCCTTCCACCGGTGCCGGGGCCGCCGGTGCCGGGGCCGCCGGTGCCCGGACCGCCGGTGCCCGTACGGTCGGTGTCCGTCTCGGCGACCACGTCCTCGACGCCGCGGCGGCGGCGCACGCCCTCGGCTCCCCGTACGCCGCGCTGCTGGCGCACCCCACGCTGAACCCCCTGCTGGCGGCGGGGCGCACGGCCTGGTCGGACCTGCGGCGGGCGTTGACGGCGTGGCTGACGGTGCCCTCGCACCGGGAGACGATCGCGCCGTACTTCCACGCGCTGTCCTCGGTGACCCTGCACCTGCCGTTCGAGGTGGCCGACTACGTCGACTTCTACGCCTCCGAGAACCACGCCCGGAACGTCGGCAGCATCTTCCGCCCCGACGCGCCGGATCCGCTGACGCCCAACTGGAAGCATCTGCCGATCGGTTACCACGGCCGGTCCGGCACGGTCGTCGTGTCCGGCGAGGACGTGGTGCGGCCGGCCGGGCAGCGCAAGGCGCCGGCCGATCCGGAGCCGGTGTTCGGGCCGTCCGTACGGCTGGACATCGAGGCGGAGGTCGGGTTCGTGGTCGGGGTGCCCTCCGAGCGGGGACGGCCGGTGGGGCTCGGGGACTTCCGCGACCACGTCTTCGGGGTGTGTCTCCTCAACGACTGGTCGGCGCGTGATCTCCAGGCCTGGGAGTACGTTCCGCTCGGGCCGTTCCTCGGGAAGTCCTTCGCGACGTCGGTCTCGGCCTGGGTCACGCCGCTGGAGGCGCTGGAGGAGGCGCGCGTGTCACCGCCGACGCGTACGCATCCGCTGCTGCCCTACCTGGACGACTCCGCCCCGGACATCGATCCCGGAGGGTACGACCTGCGGATCAGCGTCGCGGTCAACGGGCATGTCGTCTCGGAGCCGCCCTTCGCCACGATGTACTGGACGGCCGCGCAGCAGTTGGCCCATATGACGGTGAACGGCGCGTCCCTGCGTACGGGCGATCTCTACGGCTCCGGCACGGTCAGCGGGGCCGCCCCCGACCAGCGGGGCTCGCTGCTGGAACTCACCTGGAACGGGCGCGACCCGCTCGACCTTCCGACCGGCAGGCGCACGTTCCTGGAGGACGGCGACGAGGTGACCCTCACGGCGTGGGCTCCGGGACCGGGCGGCACGAAGGTGGGGCTGGGCGAGGTCAGGGGGCGGGTGGTGGCGGGCCGGGCGTAG
- a CDS encoding VWA domain-containing protein, which translates to MDGTTSDAVSRGGAPAGLDELAGRAGKWLGLTDAGPERHTAAVVADRFDRMTWRDTYEQSVGLRELAEELDEERYGHHGHGPRRSGHRDETADLLTDVFLAAYKVRPRLRDRAEITPSRLVNHQVITALVESPEFAALHRETAGDPYAAAMAVLAQAQALRRMLEHTRDARERAEQAGTAQRDAEDAATAVGEALQRAADEADEEGTVPTPAADAVHRAIKDAERAGTIARRAALDSARALTAAAPGTRIAARAATAKAAEAVRQEASLMRAWGVGPGELERMSFDQRARLAERLRTGRLAEWAELIGRFRQMAAGERARKVESTVGELVGVTLGDDLSRVIPSELAHLGLPELRAVFAARYAAGELMLYDSQGEQTTGRGAVVACVDTSHSMYESGPGGVTREAWSKACALALLDQARHAGRDFVGILFSAADKIQVFRFPGDEPADTARVVDFAETFLGGGTSYQTPLSAAAELLKEEFDDAGRARGDIVMLTDDDCGVTPEWMRSWHEAKHGLGFRVFGVAIGAPRVADADSVLDTLCDNLRSIEDLADVHAAADLFRVI; encoded by the coding sequence ATGGACGGGACGACATCCGATGCGGTGTCCCGGGGCGGGGCACCGGCCGGGCTGGACGAGTTGGCGGGGCGGGCCGGGAAGTGGCTGGGGCTGACGGACGCGGGGCCCGAGCGACACACCGCGGCGGTGGTCGCGGACCGGTTCGACCGGATGACATGGCGCGACACGTACGAGCAGTCGGTCGGACTGCGCGAGCTGGCCGAGGAGTTGGACGAGGAGCGGTACGGGCACCACGGTCATGGCCCTCGTCGAAGCGGTCATCGCGACGAGACCGCCGACCTGCTCACGGATGTCTTTCTGGCCGCGTACAAGGTCCGCCCGCGGTTGCGTGACCGTGCGGAGATCACGCCCTCCCGGCTGGTCAACCACCAGGTGATCACCGCCCTGGTGGAGTCCCCGGAGTTCGCCGCACTGCACCGGGAGACGGCCGGCGACCCCTACGCCGCCGCCATGGCCGTGCTCGCCCAGGCCCAGGCGCTCCGCCGCATGCTGGAGCACACCCGCGACGCCCGAGAGCGGGCCGAACAGGCGGGCACCGCACAGCGGGACGCGGAGGACGCGGCGACCGCCGTGGGCGAGGCCCTTCAGCGGGCCGCGGACGAGGCGGACGAGGAGGGCACCGTGCCGACCCCCGCCGCCGACGCCGTGCACCGGGCGATCAAGGACGCGGAGAGGGCCGGGACCATCGCGCGGCGGGCCGCCCTGGACAGTGCGCGGGCCCTGACGGCGGCGGCCCCCGGTACCCGTATCGCCGCGCGGGCCGCGACGGCGAAGGCCGCCGAGGCCGTACGGCAGGAGGCCTCGCTGATGCGGGCGTGGGGTGTGGGCCCCGGCGAGCTGGAGCGGATGTCGTTCGACCAGCGGGCCCGGCTCGCGGAGCGGCTGCGCACCGGCCGCCTCGCGGAGTGGGCCGAACTCATCGGCCGCTTCCGGCAGATGGCGGCCGGTGAGCGGGCCCGCAAGGTCGAGAGCACCGTCGGGGAACTGGTCGGCGTCACGCTCGGCGACGACCTCTCCCGGGTCATCCCCTCCGAGCTTGCCCATCTCGGCCTGCCCGAGCTGCGCGCCGTGTTCGCCGCGCGGTACGCCGCCGGGGAGCTGATGCTCTACGACAGTCAGGGGGAGCAGACCACCGGCCGGGGCGCGGTCGTCGCGTGCGTCGACACCTCGCACTCGATGTACGAGTCGGGGCCCGGCGGAGTGACGAGGGAGGCGTGGTCCAAGGCGTGCGCCCTGGCACTGCTGGACCAGGCCCGCCATGCCGGACGGGACTTCGTCGGCATCCTGTTCTCCGCCGCCGACAAGATCCAGGTCTTCCGCTTCCCCGGGGACGAGCCCGCCGACACGGCCCGGGTCGTCGACTTCGCGGAGACGTTCCTGGGGGGCGGCACCAGCTATCAGACGCCGCTGTCGGCGGCCGCCGAGCTGCTGAAGGAGGAGTTCGACGACGCGGGCCGCGCCCGCGGTGACATCGTGATGCTCACCGACGACGACTGCGGTGTCACCCCGGAGTGGATGCGTTCCTGGCACGAGGCCAAACACGGACTGGGTTTCCGTGTCTTCGGTGTGGCCATCGGTGCCCCACGGGTCGCCGACGCCGACTCGGTCCTGGACACCCTGTGCGACAACCTTCGTTCGATAGAGGACCTCGCCGACGTCCACGCCGCCGCCGACCTGTTCCGCGTGATCTGA
- a CDS encoding AAA family ATPase translates to MDAQDTAEKLRTITGELSERFYERADVVRTLVVTLLAGQHSLLLGPPGTAKSEMARELTGRFEGAAYWEILLSKFTAPTRMFGPIDVAALTRGEYRQVYEGRATTAHVAFIDEIFKCSTAALNETLGYLNERIYHPENGGEPVHCPLIGAITASNELPVGEDSAAIYDRLLVRIEVGYLEDPSNFAALVRSAVSRPQARTRTTVELAALRHAVTEAVPAVEVPDAIVDAVCTLRAALRRKELVASDRRWRQAVGLLQASAYLDGREAVAETDLSVLTHVLWDSPAERPTVEREVLHLVNPDAKEALDLADTIDELEAQLDAMAGQSREALSEWVIKKAHNRLAMAGQRLEKLREEAATSGRSTATIDRVTGRQRAVRARVLTEALGVDASTVQAQL, encoded by the coding sequence ATGGACGCGCAGGACACGGCGGAGAAGCTGCGGACGATCACGGGGGAGCTGTCGGAACGCTTCTACGAGCGGGCCGACGTGGTCCGCACCCTGGTGGTGACGCTGCTGGCCGGGCAGCACTCCCTGCTGCTCGGGCCGCCAGGCACGGCGAAGTCCGAGATGGCCAGGGAACTCACCGGCAGGTTCGAGGGGGCGGCCTACTGGGAGATCCTGCTGTCGAAGTTCACCGCTCCGACGAGGATGTTCGGTCCCATCGACGTCGCCGCGCTGACCCGGGGCGAGTACCGCCAGGTGTACGAGGGCCGCGCCACGACCGCGCACGTCGCGTTCATCGACGAGATCTTCAAATGCTCCACGGCCGCGCTCAACGAGACGCTGGGATATCTCAACGAGCGGATCTACCACCCCGAGAACGGCGGCGAGCCGGTCCACTGCCCCCTGATCGGAGCCATCACGGCGAGCAACGAACTGCCCGTCGGGGAGGACTCGGCCGCGATCTACGACCGGCTGTTGGTGCGCATCGAGGTCGGGTACCTGGAAGACCCCTCCAACTTCGCCGCGCTGGTCCGCTCCGCCGTCAGCCGCCCCCAGGCACGGACGCGGACCACCGTCGAGCTGGCCGCGCTGCGGCACGCCGTCACCGAAGCCGTGCCAGCCGTCGAGGTGCCCGACGCGATCGTGGACGCGGTGTGCACGCTGCGGGCCGCCCTGCGCCGCAAGGAACTCGTCGCCTCCGACCGCCGCTGGCGGCAGGCGGTGGGGCTGCTCCAGGCGTCCGCGTACCTCGACGGCCGCGAGGCGGTCGCCGAGACCGACCTGTCGGTGCTGACACATGTGCTGTGGGACTCCCCGGCGGAGCGCCCGACCGTCGAGCGCGAGGTGCTGCACCTGGTCAACCCCGACGCCAAGGAGGCGCTCGACCTGGCCGACACCATCGACGAGTTGGAGGCCCAGCTCGACGCGATGGCCGGGCAGTCACGCGAGGCGCTGAGCGAATGGGTCATCAAGAAGGCCCACAACAGACTGGCCATGGCGGGGCAGCGACTGGAGAAGCTGCGCGAGGAGGCGGCGACCTCGGGCCGTTCCACCGCCACCATCGACCGTGTCACCGGCCGCCAGCGCGCCGTACGCGCCCGGGTCCTCACCGAGGCCCTCGGCGTCGACGCCAGCACGGTGCAGGCCCAGCTCTGA